From the genome of Alphaproteobacteria bacterium:
TCATTCCTAGCGACGTCTCTTTTATTTAACTGGCGTATAGCCTTTTGGGTGGGAGCGGCAATTGCATTGATCGGCTCTGTTGCACGGACACGTCTTAGAGAAACGCCTGATTTTCTTGATATGAAAAGAAAACAAATGGAGCAAACGATTGCCGAACTCAATCAACAGGAAAAAAGTAAAAATAATAAAGAAATCTTTCAACAAAAATCTTTTAATTGGAAAGAACCGATCAAAGCCAAAACCCTAGTGGCGTATTCTTTAATCTATTGTGGTTGGCCTTTAACATTTTACCTAGCTTATATGTACTTTAATCCCCTCCTCAAAGAAACATTTGGGTATTCAGCTGCTGACATTATCAAACATAATTTTTTCCTCTCCATGATTCTTCTCCTTTCCCAGATTTTTTGGACTCTTCTCAGTTATCAAATTCATCCTATAAAAATACTTAAAATCCGAGGTACTTTTATTCTTTCATTAATGCTGCTATTGCCTTTTTTAATAATAAATTCAACTAGCAATATTCAAATATTTTTGATACAAGCATCTCTTCTCGTTTTAGCCATAAGCAGTGTCCCAGCTGATGCGGTTCTCATTTATCATTTACCAGTGTATCGCCGCTTTACATTGGCAAGCCTCATGTATGCCGTGGCTCACGCTTTAGTATATATCACGACTTCTTTTGCCCTCGTCTATTTAGGTCATTATTTTGGCCCCTATGGGATTTGGTTTATTGCACTGCCTGTAAGTTTTTCTTACCTTGGAGGTGTTTTGTATTTTGAAAATCTAGAAAGAAAATTAGGATTTTATCCACAATTTACCCTTAAAGACTCTTTAAATCCTGGAAGTGAACGGATGAATAAAGAAGCTTTAAACTCTGTGCCTTTAAGAAAACAGCGCGGGGCTTAATAAGATGAATTTTTTTTCCTCTCTAAACCGCAATCAAAAAGAAGCTATTGGACTATTACAAATTGGGACATTTCTCGAATATTTTGACTTAATGCTTTATATCCATATGGCCGTTCTTTTGAATGAGCTTTTCTTTCCCAAGACAGACCCCCATACGGCGGCTCTACTATCCGCATTTGCATTTTGTTCTACCTATGTCATGCGTCCAATCGGCGCTCTTATTTTTGGATGGCTGGGAGATAACATAGGACGCAAATCCACTATTATTATTACAACGCTCATGATGTCTGTTTCTTGTGTAATAATGGCAAATTTGCCAACCTATGCTCAAGTTGGTATATCGGCTGCTTGGATCATGACATTTTGTCGTATTGCTCAAGGCATGTCTTCGTTAGGGGAAATTGTGGGCGCTCAAATTTATGTATCTGAAACAACCCCTCGTCCCTTAGCATATCCCGCCGTGGGACTCGTGAGCATTGCTTGCTCTTTAGGAGGAACAGCGGCTCTAGGATTGGCTACTCTTGTCACGTCATTTTATTTGAATTGGCGTCTTGCTTTTTGGATGGGTGCCGGTATTGCTCTCGTTGGGGCCGTTGCCAGAACTCGTCTGCGTGAGACGCCTGATTTTTTAAAAATGAAAAGGCAGAAAATAAGAGATGCAATTGCTGAATTGACGAAAGAGGATGAGCTATCAACCACACGTCAATCATCAACTGGTAATAAATCGACTTGGAAAGAATCCATAAAATTACAAACACTTTTGGCCTACTTCTTTATTCATTGCGGCTATCCATTATCATTTTATTTAGGATATATATATTTCAATCCGATGCTAAAGGATATTTTCGAATATTCAGCAGAAAGCATTATCGTTCATAATTTTTATTTGTCGATGTTTATGGTGTTTGCTTCCATGATCCTTATTGCCTTCAGCTGCAAGGTTCACCCCTTAAAAATATTAAAAATAAGATGGATCTTCACATTTTTGCTTATGGCAGCCCTCCCTTTTCTCATAATTAATATAAATACTTCCACACAGTTATTTTGCGTACAAGCCCTGATTCTAACCTTCAGTGCAACAGGCTTGCCAGCAGATGCTGTATTTTATTATCACTTACCCATCTTTCGTCGATTTACATTTGCAAGCTTCCTATACGCCTTATCAAGAGCCCTCATGTACGCCATAACATCATTTGGATTGGTTTATTTAGGTTCTTCCTTTGGTTCATTTGGTTTATGGTTTATAACCCTCCCTATTACTTTAGGCTATCTGTATGGCATTCTTCATTTTATAAAACTGGAACGAGGAATCGGGATCTATCCGAATCTCTCAATACAATCTCTAGATAAATCTAACCTGAATTCATTGAATAAAAATGATAAAATGACAAACTCCCCTCTACCAAATTTTAGTAGCAAACGTTAACCTTGGGAAAACTTTACAACATACAAAAATCATTAAAGATGGACTTTTCTTTATTGCCCTGAGATGCAATGTTTCATAAATTTTAGAAGATAATTTTAATCAGAAGTTGGCAAGGTTTTTAACAATTGTGACAAATGCCAGTGCCATATAGCTTGAGCAATATATTTAACTTCACATTCCTCAATGATGTTCGTACTTGAGTTAATGTTTGTATTTAAAATACAGGAGGTTATCAGACGATTATCTGATTTTATAACCCGTCTTAGCATAAGATTTCCCTCGAGGGATTCAATAATACAAATACAGCCCTGATAATAAGGGAAATGACTTTTATTCACAATTTTTTTGCCCGCCACAATATCACCTTTGTTAAAAAGTGGTGACATAAGCTCATCTTGGATTTGGAGGGTGGCATAAGAGGGATTGGATTTTAAAGAACTAATTTCGTTTTGCATGCGCAAATCGTCACTGTCATTTATAAACAACTCTTTTTGCTCATGAGGATTATCTTTTTTACCGTAAAACAGATAATCAAAACTGGCTTCGTGCACATCTTCCCCTAAGGACACAGAAAACAAGCCGGAAAAAAGATTTGAGAAAAGAAGAGCTTTTTGGGGAGTCAGTTCTCTGTCACCTAATTCTAGAGCTTTCAAAGTGTTAGCACTCATGCCTGTTTGTTCTGCAAAAGCAAGACGAGTAAGACCAACCTTTTTTCTTAAGGCTTGCAACCTCTTGCCTCTTTCAATGATTAAGTTTTTTTTAGCCATCAAGAGCACTCAATACTTTTACACTCCTCTTACAAACATCCTATCACTAATTATAGCCTTTCACCAGAAAATTTCTACCTGTACCAATTTTGACGTATAATCAAACTCATCTGTCAGCAAAGTACTAATCCAAATTACTTAAGTGATTTTATTTGACACAAAAATCCTAATGTATGCCTAAAATTTTCATTTTCATAAATTTTTGATAAAATAATTGGCAAATAGGATATTGATACCTGTGCCCATTTTGTGTATGCTTGTAAAGCACAGGTACCCATAAAGGATTAATAAAGAAGGGATTCCGAAATGCTGAAATTAATTGTATCAAAAACGAAACCCAGCCCTAAAATCCTTTCTTTACCAGATGATGTCATTACGAATTCAGATAGAGAACCTTTTCATGTGAATGTTCTCCCCAAGGGGCATCTGCTCTTCGTTATGACCGCTATAGACCCTTCTCACTTCTTATCTTGTGAACTCGTTTTGGAAGTGGTGCATTCCCCTAATGATAATGAGCCAACATTTGTTGTCTGCCATTTCCCTGAAATTCAAGATGATGAACTTTATAAATTTATCGATCAAGATGAAATGCTCTTAGGTCTAACTATGGTTGACTTCCAGATGAAAGTTCTCGAGCAACTCTATAATTTTTGTTTAACTCATCATGCTTCTAACCTCGTAATTTATACGGATAACAATTCGGGTGATGCTTTGGGAATATATAGAGAATTTCTAACGACGATTCATGAGACAACAGTAAAGATGGATACATTTAGCGAAATAATTTTCCCTGTATGTGAAGAGACAAATATAAAGCGGGCAAGCTTTATGGATATTGTATCCCTCAAGCTTCGCCAAACGCTTTGGCAAGAGCAACGGTACAATTTTGCGGTCAAAAAGTACCTTAAATCTCACCCATTTGGGTAACAAAAAGAATCTCGAAAGTTAAGGCCTCTAAAGAAAGTGGTAAGGAGCCAATCATGATCTGGATATTTAACTTAGACCGAGCCAGTGCAGGTTTATGCGATAATTATGCTGATGTCATGCAATATATTATTGAACTTGAAAGGATAAAACAACCTGCCAATCACAGAAAAACTCAGGCCCATTTCAATGTATCAACCCTGGGAACTAATGCTGAAAAAAAGAAATGGTGCATTGAATTTTGTCAATCTAACAACTACATAATTGTTGAAACACCCTCTGAACCTTTAAGTTCACCTTCGTTACAGAGAAATCACCAATCCGCTTCAGCTACTCAAGATCGTATTGAGCAGATTGGTTAATTAAACAATTTGTATTCAATTTCCTCTTATGTGGGTGTTTATTGTTCAACAAATTTTGAAGTCATTTTTCGAACAACTGGCGCAACGAACTGAGCAACAACGAACGCGACCGGAAAAGCGACTTGCCAAGCTTTGAAAAACTGTGAGACAAGCGTTGACGTCAAACCATATTCGTAAGTGGTAATGCAAAGAGAGATAATGCCAGACATCAAAAAAGACATAAAACTTGCAAACACAAAAGTAAAATACTTTTTATTCAATTTTTTCAACACATTAATCCTATAAAACTTTTTACATAAAAGAATATTAGGATATAAAATCCTGACAATCAAGTTTTCTAAATTTTCAAGTCTTAGCCGACTAATGATAACTCTTTCAAACCCTGACCCCGATTTTCCAGGATACGTTCAGATAAACTGGGAAGAATTTTTTGTGTTAAAATATGATCGATGGAACGCGCACCTTGATGGGGATCGGTACATTGCTCAGCAATGTTTGTAATATCCTGATCTGAATAGATTAACCGGGCATGATGTTGCATGAAAAGCCTTTGAGCAACGCTATTAACTTTTAAGCGAACAATTTTAGTTAGATCCGGCATACTTAAGGGATAATAAGGAATGACGGTAAGACGAGCCAAAAACGCATGTGGGAAGTGACGATCTAAAGCCTTCATAATTTCGGACATTCCTGCCTCAACCTCTTCAGCAGCGATATTTGAGGTGAGGATAATCATTGTGTTACGAAAATCGACTTCTACCCCTTCGCTATCTTCGATCATACCCTTATCAAATACCTGATAAAAAATTTCCATAACATCTGGATGGGCCTTTTCGACTTCGTCCAATAAAATAACGCTATAAGGATTACGGCGCACGGCTTCTGTTAAAGTCCCACCCTTTCCATAGCCGACATAGCCGGGAGGTGCACCTTTTAGGGTGGCTACCGCATGAGCTTCTTGAAATTCAGACATATTAATTCGAATTAAGTGACGTTCATGACCATTTAAAATTTCTGCTAATGCTTGTGCAGTTTCTGTTTTTCCAACACCACTGGGACCCACCAATAGAAAAACACCCATCGGTTTGTTGGGGTCCGACAAGCCCGCTCGATAACTTACCACCTGGCTTGCTACCATATCTAATGCATGAACTTGTCCAACAATTCGTCTCTCCAGGGCTTGACGCAATTGCTCCACGGTTAATCCTTCTTCAAAACTTATCATGGTTTCTAAAGGAATGCCGGTCCATCCTGAAATAACTTTAGCCACTGTAAGCCGATCGACGCTATGCGGGACAAGATTTTGTTCTGAGGACTGCTGCCCCCGTAGCTCCCGTTCTAATTGATTAACCTGTGCACGAAGCCCCCGTGCCTTTTCCCCATCTAATTGCTCAAGGGGAAAGTTGTTTAATTCATCTCTTAAATTTTGAATTTTTTGAACAACGTCTGCTGATTGTGACCACTCACTAGCCATTTCCTCAGTTCTTAAGGTTGTTAAATCAATTTCCTGGCCAATTTCGTTTAATCGTCGCTCATGCTCAGATGCACCATGATCCTCACGCAATAACATTTCCTTTTCAATCTCCAATAGTGTCAATTGGTTGCGTGCCTCTTCCAAGGGTTGGGGAATAGCAGAATGTGCCAATGCGACTTGAGCACAAGCTGTATCTAATACACTAACGGCTTTATCCGGCAGGCGACGCCCTGTTAAAAAGCGCTGGGATAATGTTACGGAAGCTTGAATAGCCTCATCTAAAATTGTCACATGATGATGCTTCACCAAAGACCCAGCTATGGCTCTTAACATGCCAAGGGCTTTCTCCGGTGACGGCTCATCCACTTTCACAACCTCAAATCGACGGGTCAGCGCTGCATCCTTTTCAATATATCGTTTATATTCCGCCCAGGTCGTGGCAGCGATGGTTCTTAATTCTCCTCGCGCGAGAGCAGGCTTTAATAAGTTGGCGGCATCTCCTAACCCAACTTGTCCTCCGGCCCCAATCAATGTATGCGCTTCGTCGATAAACAGAATAATAGGAATAAGGGACTGTTTCACTTCATCAAGAAGGGTTTTCAGCCGTTCTTCAAATTCTCCTTTGACACTCGCTCCCGCCTGAAGAAGCCCCACATCAAGTAACCGCAATGAAATGTTTTTTAATGAAGGCGGAACACCACCGGAGGCAATTCGCTGCGCAAGCCCTTCTACAACTGCCGTTTTCCCTACTCCGGCTTCTCCAACCAAAATGGGATTGTTTTGCCGACGGCGAGATAAAACATCAATTAATTGGCGAATTTCCCGATCCCGCCCATAAATCGGATCAAGATTCCCTAAACGAGCTTGCTCTGTCATATCGATGGTAAATTGATTCAATGCCGTTGTATTCGCTGTTACTTGCGCAGGGGATTGATCAGACTTTGATTTAAATGAATTTGCTCGTTTGCTATTTTCCTTAGCTTCAGGGCTGTTTTGGAGAAGTTCCCGCATATTATCTCGATAACTTTCTCGTGAAATGCGTAAAAGTAAGGGACAACTCTCCAACAAAATGCCTCGTAGGGCTTCTGTATCCAAAACGGACATTAATATCGCGCCGGAACGAATATGCTCGTCCTCAAGCTGAAGCGACGATACCATCCATGCCTCTTCCAAAGCTGTTAAAATATGGGGAGATAAAGCCGTTTGTGTTGTATTGCCGGTTTGAAACTTGTCAACAACACCTTGTAATTGTTTTAAAATGCTGGAAACATCAATTTCATAGTACCTTAAGACAATCTGAACATCAGAGCTCGCCGCTTCCAAAAGACGCAAGAGAAAATGTTCCAATTCCACATTATAGTGCGTTTTAGATACACATAATGCAGCAGCGCTTTCCAACGCCCTTTTGCAGGTTGAATTAAGCTTATTAACGAGGGCTTTTGTATCCACATGCATAAACAACACCTGTCTAAAACGGAGTTAACTTCAATTATAATTAATTATAAGAAAAATTAGTTAAGGAATTATGCTATATTGTCAGAGGCGGCTTTTAAGCGTATTATGCAATTAAACGAAAAAATATAATGCGGCCAAAAAGTCATCTTATTTTAACAATTAGTTTAGATAATAAGAGACGAGCAGTTTTTTTACGAGGTGACCTTGAAAGTGCAGGGTAAAGGGTACTTGTCATGAATAAGCTTATTGCACATCTTCTAATGCTTAGTTTAGGCTACATCTGCCTCGCAGATATTAGTGCTTTAGATGAAGTTTTGGTTGTTAAAGCCCCTGAAACACCAACTCATAGAGTTGATCAAAATGTAAGTAATAGTCCCCAAACACCACTTTCGCCGGAACTCCTCTCTCTAAGAAACCAGCAAATAGCAGAAGCAAAAAGAGAATTTCGAAAGTACGTTGGGCTTCCTTATGATCCAACAAAAGATCAAGAATGGATTCAAGAAAATATTAATTATTGGACGCAACGGCTTAAACAGTTAAACAATACTGTTGGTCCACTACCTCCGTCAACGCCCCCTACTCCGCCTATTATACAAGAACAAGAATTAATACTGGCCGGAAATCTGGGTAAGGGTTTACGGAATGTGAGTACAGAAAAATTAACTAACATTATTTTGCGTGAAGATAGGCTAAAAAGAGGAAATTCATTGAACGGATTAGAAAAGGCTCATTCATCTCCTGCCGCGGTAAGGAGAATGGCAGAAGCCATCTGTGAGCTCACGGATCCCAACAAGATAGACGAGTAATTCCGTACACCCCCTATTTCCAGGCAGTTTTGTAAGTTTTAGATTAACTTCTCCCATAATTTTTGAATCACAAGAGAAGTTAATAAAATAATTTCATACAAATTTAAAGAAGTATGTTTTTATCACCTATTCTACACTTTGCATCTGAGGTCGTAGGGTTGAATCTTTTTTACAAAATATACGCACTAAATTTGGGGGTGTAGCACGTGAATTTACATTAGGAGCTCCTAAATTTTTAGGATCATTATTCTCCATATTAAACTTCGAAGTTCCCACCCAATTTATTTTACCGGAATAGTAATTATTTTCCAGATTACTCTTGAATCCTGACCCAACCAGTCTCTGAGAAGTAAGATGACCAACAGCCTGTACAGAGTTTTTAGCCGAATCGGTTTCTTGGATTGATTTTCTTCCTCGCGCAACGTGGACACCGCCTTTCAAATGTCTACGGTGTAAATTTGGATGTTTTTGGTGCTTGCTGTTATCAGGATAAATTTTAGATTTCTTTAGATCATCATCATCGTCATTGTCATCATCGTTATCCTTTTTCAAGTCATCATCCCAATCATTATTGCCTTTGCCTTTGCTTTTGCTGGGTTTTAATGCATCATCTGTTGGAGGAGCATCATTATCATCATCATCGTAATTTGCTAAACGGTTAACCAAAGTATGTTTAATTACACCTATGTGACCACTATTCACACTGTGTATAATGTTCTCTAATTGCAATCGATTAATATTCATGAGATTAATATTAACCTTTATTGGATTAGAAGGATCTTTTGATTGTCTAGCAGCATTTGTTAATAGGTTCAAAACCTGAACAACGGATACCTCGGGATCAGAGAAGTCAAAAGTATATGGTTTTTCAAGCGCTTTCCTAGCTTCTTTCTCTCTTTCTTCAAGAGTACGATCAAGAAAACTCTCTGTTAAAATTGACTCCATCATTGGATCACGTGGCGATGATACAAGGAGTGAACTAGCTCTGGGGGACAAAGTTGCAGTTGTTGCAGAAGCAAAGCGCGGTGAGATTTTTGGGGATGTTGCACTTGAAGATGCCGAAGTCGCATGGTAATTTTCTGCCCCATTCGGCTTCTCATTTTGCGCTGCCACACATCCGTTTGTTAGCAATGCACCCATGGCAATCGTCTTTAATAAAATCGATTTACTTATTTTAACCATTTTTCCCCCCTCATTTATTGTTGCAATAACCTTAAACACAAAACTTCTTTTTTACTTACTTTAAATATATAAATACTTTAAATACTTAATCATATAAGTATTATTGTAATATTTATTAGTTAAATAGTAGTTAATCACAATAAGCATATCAAAAGAATAAAAAACAAATCATTACAACAAATAATGTACAATTTTACAGTTTCTTAATGCTGTAGGCTTATGCTATAAATGAGAGTAAATTTCACGTTTTTCTCATGAATTGGACACAATAATGGAACCACTACACCCCCAGAACAACAAACCCCCTTTTAAATTTACCGGTGAGCGCCTTGCTCTTATGATTGGCGGCACGTTAATTGGGGCTCTTGCCATCGTTTTTAGTTTTAAACTTGCAACACCTATTGTAAAAAAAGCCTGTCAATCCATTTTGGAAGCGCCAGATAAGGGAGAAAGAGATGTCCGTCTCGCTTCCATCGAAGCTATTGTTGTAAAACCCGGAACAATATCACGACGCATTACTACCGTTGGCCAACTTCGGGCTAATGAATCTGTTACCTTACGCACAGAAATGGCCGGTAAAATTAAAGAAATAGCCTTTAAAGAAGGGGCAAAAGTTAAAAAAGGCGATATTCTTCTCCGATTTGACGATGAAGAATTAAAAGCCCAACTGGATAAGGCGGAAGCGGATGTAGAGTACCGACAAGTTCGGTTTGGTAGATTTGAGTCCCTTCAAACGAAGGGGTTGGGTAGAGGTACAGAATTTGACCAAGAAAGAGGCCAGTTGAATATGGCCAAAGCCGAGCTGGAGGTTGCCAAAGCCAAACTTGCTAAAGCCACGATAACAGCTCCTTTTGAAGGAAAAATTGGATTAATTGATGTTAGTGTTGGCGCATACGTTGATAGTCAAAAGGAATTGGTTACCCTCGTTGACTTCGATCCTATGAAGATTGATTTCAAAATTCCCGAAAAATTTATTCATGATATTGGTGTTGGGCAAACCGCAGAAGTCAAATTAGACAGCTTTCCAGATGTTCTATTCCAGGCAAATGTTGAAGCCATTGACTCACGCGTTGATCCTCAAACACACAGTATTGCTGTACGAGCAACCATTCCAAATGAAGATGGCAAACTGCAAACCGGCTTATTTGGTAGTGTTGGCGTTATTATTGGCGTGAAGAATGATGCACTATTGGTTCCAGAATCTGCTTTAGGGCGTGAAGGGGATATTGAGTATGTCTGGGTCGTCGTCAATGGCAAGGCGGGACGTAAGCGTGTTTTGACGAGCACTAAAGAAAACGGCCAAGCCGAAATTACAGCTGGTCTACGTGCAGGTGAAATTGTTGTCACCTCTGGTCAATTGAAACTTGGCGAAGGAATGGCCGTAAAAATTTCGAATATGGGGGATGGTGACGTTGAACTGACAGATGAAGACGAAGATGAAGCTACGCCAAAATCTCCGGCGATATCGAACAAACAAGTGCCAAAGCCTTCCCCTGAAAAAGAATCTGGAAAAGATGAGCCAAAACCTGGAGAAGAAGCAGAACCTAAACAGGAAGAACCAAAAACCGCAGTAGAAGATGTACCATCCGAAAAAAGCGACACTAAAACTGTAACGGAAGAAACAAAACCTTCCCCTCAAGAGTCAACAAAAATGGAAGCATCAGATTCTGTAAAGCCAGACTCTTCCCAAACTATAGAACCGAAGCTGGAGAGCGAAAAAAAGGTTGAGAGTCTTGCTCGTCCTAAACTAGGAACCGATGAAAAAACTTCAAAAGAAAATATTATGTTGAAAGAATCAACAGAAAAGGAAAAACTTTCTGAAAAGAAGGATCCTTTATCCGCTCCCAATGACGGAAATAAAGATTATTCGCCAGAAACCGCTAAGCCTCTTAAGGCCGATACTTCTCAAAAAGAAGAAGCGATGACAGACTCAGTAAAATCCAGTGAATCCTTAGAACAAACTACAAAAAATAACGTGGTAAAAGATAAAGATGAAGATGAACCATCTAAGGTCACCATATCCCCTCATCAAGATAAGTCTGTAGATAGTGAAAAATCTTTAGGAACACCTGAAGAGAAGTCATTTTTCTCTCGATCTCGTGATTATGTCGTTAACTTGTTTAAAAGAAATTAGAGAAATTAAATGAAAATATCTGAAGTCTGCATTCAACGACCGGTCTTTGCGTGGGTGATGACATTTATTCTTATTGCTCTCGGCTTGGTCGGGGGAAGCCGGTTGTCTCTCCAAAAGGACCCAAAAATCGAGACTCCCTACATTACTATTGAAGCGTCATTACCAGGCGCCGGTCCAGACATTATTGAAAATAACGTTACACGGCCTATTGAAGAAGCTGTGGCAGGTATTGATGGTATTGTAGCTACCTCCTCAACCAGTGGTGTTGAGGACAGTAAGGTTACACTAGAGTTTTCACCTGAACGAAGAATAGATGATGCCACTAATGATGTGCGAGATCGCTTGAACAAGGCTAAAGACAAGTTTCCTAAGGAAATGCTTGATCCAAACATCATTAAAGCCCGCGCTGAAGAAAAATCCCTCATGACTTTAGCACTCACCAGCGACAAAATTTCTCCCAGTGAGTTAGGTGACTACGCGAATACAGAGCTGAAAAAGGAATTTGAGGCCATTCCGGGTGTTGCCCGTGTAGAAGTCGCAGGTGGCGGCTTATATAAAATGAACTTAAAACTCGATCCTGTAAAATTAGCTGCTTATAATCTTACGGTTGCCGAGGTGAGGAAATCAATTGCCACACAAAACTTTGAAAAACCTGCGGGTCGGATTGTTACATCGGAAAGAGAATATCTCGTAACCACCCTCGCCAATTTAGAAACACCTTCTGAATTTAGTAATTTGGTCGTTTCTAACAAAGATAGGCATCTCGTTCGCTTAAAAGACATTGGAACAGCAGAAGAATCTGCAGATGATAAGAAAACAAGAATGCGTTTTAATGGCAGGTTAGGCGTCAGTGTTGGAATCGTAAAACAATCGGTTGCCAATCCTATCGATGTCACCCGTGATATTAAGGCAGCCTTACCCCGAATTATAGAACGTCTTCCTGAGGGCGTGACTTTACGTATCGGAAAAGACAGCGCACGATTTATTGAACAATCCTTGCATGCGGTTTATCAATCTATCGCGGAAGCCATAATTTTGGTTATTCTTGTTGTCTTCATCTTTTTACGCTCAGCTCGGGCAGCCCTTATTCCTTTGGTTACGATTCCTGTATCTTTAATCGGCGCCTTATTTCTCATGTATTTAGCTGGGTTCAGCTTAAATACTTTTACTCTTTTATCCATGGTTCTTGCCATTGGTTTAGTCGTTGACGACGCGATTGTGGTTCTTGAAAACATATATCGTCGTATTGAAGAAGGGATGGAAACCTTTAAAGCTTCTATTATTGGAATTCGAGAAGTTAGTTTTTCCATAGTTGCCATGACACTTACCTTGGTTGCTGTGTATGCGCCAATTGCTCTTTCAAAAGGAAAAACAGGTAAATTCTTTGTCGAATTTGCCCTAACCCTTGCAGGTGCTGTTCTCATTTCTGGATTTGCCGCTTTGACGCTTTCCCCGATGATGTGTGCTCGTATGTTAAAGCGAGACACACACCTGGATACGCCCCCTACAACGCCCTATGAGTTGTTTAAGTCTGGGGTATGGCTTTTATGGATTGAAAATCATTATTCCCGCTTGCTCCATAGTGTTATGGATAGAGCCTATAGACGAACAATGGTTATTTTGAGTGGCGTACTTTTTGCGTTATTGGGATTAGCTATTTATTACACTTTACCCGGTGAAATGTTCCCCAGAGAAGACCAAGGTCAAATTTCTATTGAAGGTCAAGCTAGCCAGACAGCAACACTTGAACACACAGACCGCTATGTCAAGGAAGTCGATTCTATTCTTGCAACCTATCCAGAAATTGAACGCCG
Proteins encoded in this window:
- a CDS encoding efflux RND transporter periplasmic adaptor subunit, whose product is MEPLHPQNNKPPFKFTGERLALMIGGTLIGALAIVFSFKLATPIVKKACQSILEAPDKGERDVRLASIEAIVVKPGTISRRITTVGQLRANESVTLRTEMAGKIKEIAFKEGAKVKKGDILLRFDDEELKAQLDKAEADVEYRQVRFGRFESLQTKGLGRGTEFDQERGQLNMAKAELEVAKAKLAKATITAPFEGKIGLIDVSVGAYVDSQKELVTLVDFDPMKIDFKIPEKFIHDIGVGQTAEVKLDSFPDVLFQANVEAIDSRVDPQTHSIAVRATIPNEDGKLQTGLFGSVGVIIGVKNDALLVPESALGREGDIEYVWVVVNGKAGRKRVLTSTKENGQAEITAGLRAGEIVVTSGQLKLGEGMAVKISNMGDGDVELTDEDEDEATPKSPAISNKQVPKPSPEKESGKDEPKPGEEAEPKQEEPKTAVEDVPSEKSDTKTVTEETKPSPQESTKMEASDSVKPDSSQTIEPKLESEKKVESLARPKLGTDEKTSKENIMLKESTEKEKLSEKKDPLSAPNDGNKDYSPETAKPLKADTSQKEEAMTDSVKSSESLEQTTKNNVVKDKDEDEPSKVTISPHQDKSVDSEKSLGTPEEKSFFSRSRDYVVNLFKRN
- a CDS encoding efflux RND transporter permease subunit produces the protein MKISEVCIQRPVFAWVMTFILIALGLVGGSRLSLQKDPKIETPYITIEASLPGAGPDIIENNVTRPIEEAVAGIDGIVATSSTSGVEDSKVTLEFSPERRIDDATNDVRDRLNKAKDKFPKEMLDPNIIKARAEEKSLMTLALTSDKISPSELGDYANTELKKEFEAIPGVARVEVAGGGLYKMNLKLDPVKLAAYNLTVAEVRKSIATQNFEKPAGRIVTSEREYLVTTLANLETPSEFSNLVVSNKDRHLVRLKDIGTAEESADDKKTRMRFNGRLGVSVGIVKQSVANPIDVTRDIKAALPRIIERLPEGVTLRIGKDSARFIEQSLHAVYQSIAEAIILVILVVFIFLRSARAALIPLVTIPVSLIGALFLMYLAGFSLNTFTLLSMVLAIGLVVDDAIVVLENIYRRIEEGMETFKASIIGIREVSFSIVAMTLTLVAVYAPIALSKGKTGKFFVEFALTLAGAVLISGFAALTLSPMMCARMLKRDTHLDTPPTTPYELFKSGVWLLWIENHYSRLLHSVMDRAYRRTMVILSGVLFALLGLAIYYTLPGEMFPREDQGQISIEGQASQTATLEHTDRYVKEVDSILATYPEIERRVTQVNNPTYEIFLQLADKRQRSTAEIERDLKLRLDTIAGLEVKIETGSVSGDKSNVVEFVVQGNKTYREVRELSENLSRRLKQYPFVAAILSNIHPDAQDYVVSINRSKVATLNIDPETIADTIETLLKGRKTGTFKKEGRLYDVMVEITEAHKQTPEDISNLFVKGGDKQESLVPLAELVSVFPRTNPMEIYRYNRLRSVNFSLKLHNGIGLMEGINKVRDTAREILPRDARIDWVGETRRYLSESQNIILIFALALCFIYFVMAAQFESWIDPFIIMLSVPLSLAGAVLTLAMIDNGSINLYSQIGFVTLIGLITKHGILMVDVANRLRDEGMDRLGAIIQASKMRLRPILMTTFAMVLGAIPLAMASGAGYESRRQIGWVIVGGMTVGTLFTLFVLPAFYYYLARRTRFSVKEIME